In a single window of the Biomphalaria glabrata chromosome 13, xgBioGlab47.1, whole genome shotgun sequence genome:
- the LOC106073901 gene encoding hornerin-like codes for MSSVDFLKAGSKQRIQNSSDFGEAGPSSVKVATFDTPNDFSSPKLQLLKEIVQVSSETPIIIPPEERLEDVLRYQLVVCSKVTMATQTNWEWRVMAERWRRAPIVEAKTKPMDRNDAKAHLVQLKLKNILDDGYLHEELAEVEETGDWLKRVWKESKRCLLEKIRAVRACDKISDTSDLEVNTSDSPMVKNQWRLTGRRMFYYGKSELRSNRSKSHHSSYFLDSARGVSSSRSKLGRMRSATLADPFQELNDSRSESHQLSDSYEQRRKSTTRKSILPESDELQAIREIMGRHSQRRKSETGTKHENASTENEARLETGINDSRRLSVKIDDSVPQERRKSGSGSGASKETESGSRSSKKHDSIHHEKKKKKSGSGSGASKETESGSRGSKKTESEPYGPKSLRSSEYEELPPIDTATEIKKREESQRQSNTLAKSPSSQGSTQISNRLSSFSDLSTND; via the exons ATGAGTAGTGTGGACTTTCTGAAAGCTGGGTCTAAGCAACGTATTCAAAACTCGTCAGACTTTGGAGAAGCTGGTCCATCAAGCGTTAAGGTCGCGACCTTTGACACT ccCAACGACTTttcttctccaaagttgcagtTACTTAAAGAGATTGTCCAGGTCTCTTCTGAAACAC CCATAATCATCCCACCAGAGGAGAGATTGGAAGACGTCTTACGTTATCAGCTTGTCGTCTGCTCAAAAGTGACCATGGCCACACAGACCAACTGGGAGTGGAGGGTCATGGCGGAGCGGTGGCGCCGCGCTCCTATCGTTGAGGCCAAGACCAAACCCATGGATCGCAACGACGCCAAGGCCCATTTGGTTCAGCTGAAGCTGAAGAACATTTTGGATG ATGGATATTTACATGAAGAACTTGCTG AAGTGGAAGAAACAGGAGACTGGCTCAAGAGGGTTTGGAAGGAGAGTAAAA gatGTCTCCTTGAGAAAATCCGAGCGGTGCGGGCCTGTGATAAAATCTCGGATACATCGGACCTGGAGGTCAACACGAGCGATTCCCCGATGGTCAAGAATCAGTGGAGGCTGACCGGAAGGAGAATGTTTTATTACGGTAAAAGCGAGTTAAGGTCTAACAGAAGCAAATCGCACCATTCATCTTACTTTCTTGACAGCGCTCGTGGAGTGAGCTCTTCTAGATCAAAACTAGGAAGAATGCGCTCAGCTACTTTAGCTGACCCCTTTCAGGAGCTGAATGACTCCAGAAGCGAGTCTCACCAGCTCAGTGACTCGTATGAGCAGCGCCGGAAATCGACTACAAGAAAATCAATACTACCTGAATCAGACGAGTTACAGGCCATTCGAGAAATCATGGGGCGTCACAGCCAAAGACGGAAGAGCGAGACAGGAACGAAGCACGAAAATGCGAGTACAGAAAATGAAGCCAGACTTGAGACAGGAATAAACGATAGCCGAAGACTAAGCGTCAAAATAGACGATAGCGTACCTCAAGAAAGGAGGAAAAGCGGAAGCGGAAGTGGCGCAAGCAAAGAAACAGAAAGCGGAAGTCGAAGCAGCAAAAAACACGATAGCATACAccatgaaaagaagaaaaagaaaagcggAAGCGGAAGTGGTGCAAGCAAAGAAACAGAAAGCGGAAGTCGTGGAAGCAAGAAGACCGAAAGCGAACCTTATGGACCCAAAAGTCTTCGGAGCTCGGAATACGAAGAGTTACCGCCAATCGACACAGCGACAGAAAttaaaaagagagaagaaagccAACGACAATCCAATACTTTGGCTAAATCGCCCAGTTCACAAGGGTCAACGCAAATTTCCAACAGATTATCTAGTTTTAGTGACCTCAGTACTAATGACTGA